GAGCTGGCGCGAGTGGCGSTGGAACCATCGGTACATCGACCTGGTGAGCGACGACGAGCAAGGCGTCAGCCACATCGACTACGGCGTGTTCCACCGCGTGCTGCCGGTGGAAGAGGGCGAGGACGCTGACCGCCCCTAAGCGCCGGCCCACGATCCCTGAGCCTATTCAAAATCTTGCCCTGCCCCTCCGACCGTCATTCCCGCGAACCCCGAAAAGGGGGCGAGAGCGGGAATCCAGTGCCTTTAAGCTTTGAGCACAACTGAATAAAGACGCTGGATTCCCGCTCTCGCCCCCTTTTCGGGGTTCGCGGGAATGACGGTGAGGAAATTTTTGGGGGCTTGAAGGAGACCGGGAACAGGCTGCAAAGCCAATTACAGCGTCAGCAGCACCTTGCCGATGGCAGRCGCGGCTTTCCAGGTAGGCGTGCGCCTGGGCACCGTCACGCAGCGGGAAGCGCGCGGCGATGCGCGGCGTGAGCACGCCCTGGCGGATCTGCTCGAACAGCGCCGCCGCGCGTTCGCGGCGCACCGCCGGGCCGGTCAGCACGTTCCACAGGTCGCCACCGGTCAAGGTCAGCGAGCGATCCATCAACAGACGTGGATCGACCGGTGCCGGGTCACCGGCCGCCATGCCATAGAACACCACGGTGCCACCGATGCGCGCTGCCGCCAGGCTGTCCGCCAAGGTGCGTCCGACCGAGTCGTAGACGACGTTCGCGCCATGGCCGCCGGTCAGTACGCGTGCCGCGTCCACCCACTCGTCGTAGCCCACCGCGGCGTCGGCGCCCGCGCCGATCACGGCGTCCCGCTTGACCTCACTGGAGGCGATGCCCAGCACCACCGCGCCTAGTGACTTGAGCATCTGCACCAGCAGCAGGCCAACGCCGCCCGCTGCGGCATGCACCACGGCGACATCGCCCGGGCGCACCACGAAACTGTCGGTGACCAGGTACTGCGCCGTCAGTCCCTGCAGCAGCACCGCCGCGGCCGTGTCGAATTCGATGTCGTCGGGCAGCGGGATCAGGCGGTCGCGATCCACCGCCACCAGCTCCGCATTGGCATGGGCCATGTCGGCGAAGCCGACCCGGGTGCCGGCAGGGAAGCGCGAGTCACCCACCTCCACCACGCCCGCCCCTTCGTACCCGAGCACCCAGGGAGCCTCGCCACTGAGGTGGTAATTGCCGTTACGGCGGTAAACGTCGGCGAAGTTGAGCCCAACGCTCTTCATTCGCACCAGGACCTGGTCCGGCCGGGGTATCGGATCGGGGCGTTCGGTCCAGCGCAGCACGTCGGCGGTGCCAAAGCGGTCAAAAGTGAGTGCGCGCATGGGCTTGTCCAGGCTGGGCAGCAGAGGATGACAGGTTTCCGGGCGAATTCACGGGGCCCGCGAGGCAAAACGTGACACCCCATTCGCCATTTCCTTACGCGAAGCTGTATTTTTGGTCAACGAAGCGCAAATTCACGCGTTATACACCCCCACTGGCCATGCCGCCGCGGCCATTGCACAGGGAGACAGCACCATGCAGCGAACCTTTGTCGTGGGTTGCCCACGCTCCGGGACCACCATCGTCCAGGCTTTGCTGGCGCGACACCCTGCGATCTATACGCTGCCGGAAACCGCCTTTTTCGAGCAATTGCACGGGGACCTGGCCTGGCGCTGGGGCGATGCCGGCGTGCAGCCGCGCCGGCGCCGCTGGCGCCAGGCGCTGGGCTTGACCCGCCGCGACATGCGCCAGACCTTTGCCGCCCTGCAGCTTCAGCTGGCCGGGTCGCGGCCATCGCTTCCCGCCGTGTATCACTGGCACACGCTGTCCCGGCGGTTCCTGCAGTTGCTGGATCATTCCGCCATCGCCGCGGGACGGGTGATGTGGCTGGAAAAAACCCCCAATCACCTGCTCTACATTCCTGAAATCGAAGCGCTGGCGCCGGATGCCCGCTTTGTCCACGTCGTGCGCCGGGGCATGGATGTGCTCGCGTCGCTGGCCGACGTCTACCTGCGCTTCGAAAACGACGATGCCTTCGGCGGCGGCACCGTGCACTGGGCACGCCGCTGGAACCGTGCCATGGACATCCATGCCCAGCATGTCGGCCGGCCCCATCATCACTTCATCTTTCTGGAAGACTTGGTGCGCCAGCCGGACACCGAGTGGGCGCGCCTGTGCGCCTTCCTCGAACTACCGCCGGAAGCGCCGCTGGAGAGCGCCAGCCACCAGTCCATCGCGAACCTGAAGGACGAACCCTGGAAGGTCTCCGCCATCGAGGGCCAGGTGCGCGAGACCGACCGCAAGGTCGACAGCCTGTTCGGACCCAAGCTGCAGCGCTGGCTGCTCGGCCGTCTCGCCTCCTACGATGAGCTGCGCGCGCAATGCCACGCCATTCGCACGCTGCCCGCATCCCGCTCGCGCAAGGCCTACGGCATGCAGGTGGCCGGCGTCGGCTGAGCCACGCCCGGCTCAGCTCCCGGGCACCGAAACTTCGCTGGCGCGGTTGAAATCGCCGATGGTCTCGACCAGATCGGTCACCGCCAGGCGCTCCACCTCGGTGAGGTCGGGGTTCCAGCTATCCAGGATCACCACCACGCGCGTCCTGTCGCTGCGGTTCCAGGCCTCGTGCTCGAAGGTGTCGTCGAAGGTGACACAGCGGCCTTCCTGCCACTCGTGCAACTCGCCGCCGACATTGATCGCGCAGTCAGGCGGCACGATCAACGGCAGGTGCGTGACCAGGCGCGTATTGGTGACGCCGCGATGCGGCAGGATGTGGGTACCCGGACGCAGCACCGAGAACAGGGTTTCCGGCGCATGGTCGCGGATGCGCACCAGCGGGATGCGCTCCAGCACGGCCGAGGTGCGTGGGCAACGCCGGTGGTGATCGTCGAAGCGATCGCCGTGGCGGTAGAAGAAATACGCGTCCCATGCCGCCGGCTGCACCCCGGAAGCGCTGAGGTGGCCGCTGAGTTCCTCGACGGTCTGATTGCCCAGGAACGGCTCCAGCGGCTGGTTCTCCGCGAGCACGTCACGCAGTTCCTCGCGAATGATGTCGGTGGCGTCCTCGAGTGCCGCCTGCCAGGGGAAGCGCTCCCTGCCGTAGTACGCCTGGCTCGGCACGCCCGGGAAATACAGGAACTTGGGCTTTTGTCGCGGATCGGGCAGGCTGGCCGGGCGCTCGCCCAGATAGATGGCCAGGCATTCCTCCACGCGCGCCAGGGATGCCCGGCCGTAGCGCTCGCGCAGCGGTTCCAGCACGGCATCGAAGGTGCGCCGGCGACCGGCGTCGATGAAACGCATGGCGTGCTGCACCGGCTGCCGCAGTCCCGGCGCGGTGGTGGCGTCACTCATCCAGCGCCCCTCGGCCTGCGCCGAATTGACCGCGCCGAAGTACGCCAGCAGGGCGTGATGGGTATCCCCCAGTTGCTCCAGCGCCATGCCCAGGCGCAGGCGCGCGACGAACATGTGCGGCGCAAGGTCCAGGCAGCATCGCAGGCTTTCGGCCGCCCCCTGCAGGTCACCCGTCATCGACTGCACCACGCCCAGCTGGTGCCACAGGTCGGGATGATCCGGGCGCGCCTTCACCGCCGCCTGCAGCATGGCCAGTGCCCGGTTCGCATCGCCCCTGGACACATGGCGGGCGGCCACGAACTGCAGAGCCTCGGCATCATCGGGCACCTGCTCGAGCAGGCGCGCGAAGTATTGCTCCGCCAGCGCCGCATCGCCCTGCTTCAGTCCGTTGAGCGCCATTTCCCGCAGCGCCGACGCTGCCACTCCCACCCCGGTATTCATCGTTGCTCCCACCGCTTGCTACATCATGCTTTTCATGGAACGCCGGGGTCCCCACCACGGCGCATGTGGGCATAATAGACGCGTTTTGACGGGCCGCACGCGCTTTTTTCACCAGCGGGAAGCGACGCCGCGGAAGTCACTTCCTGGATCGGGCCATTGATGAATTCGCGACTGCAAGGGTTAGGGCCATCGGCCACCCAACAAGTGATGACCGCCGCCCAGGCACTCGATGCCGGGCGCGCCGACGAAGCCGACCGCCAGCTGGAGCGCGTGCTCGCGGCCTACCCCGATCATCCCGAAGTGTTGCGCATGAAGGCCGGCATCCACAGCCTGCGCGGTCGGCACAACGACGCCGTGCAACTGATGCGGCGGGCTCTGGCGCAGCGTCCGCAGGACGCGCTTTACCACAATACGCTGGGCTCCCTGCTCGGCGCAGCGGGCGACTATGAAGGAGCCATCGGCGCCCTGAGCCGCACTTGCGAACTCGAACCCGGGCTGGCCATGGCCTGGTACAACCTCGGCGTCATGCTTACCAAGTCGGTGCGCAACGAAGAGGCCACCGAGGCGCTGCAGCAGGCGCTGAAACGGGAGCCCGGCCACGTCGCCGCACGCGCGCTGCTGGCAAACCTGCTGCGTACGCGCGGCCATGTGGATGAAGCGGCGGCGGAATATCGCCGCATCATTGCGCTGCGCCCCAGCTTCGGCCTGGCCTGGTGGGGCTTGGCCGACCTGCGCACGCAGCGTTTCGATGCCCAAGACGTGGCGCAGATGCAGGCCGCGCTGGAACGTCCCGATGCCACCGAGAACGACCGCATAGCGATCGGCTTCGCCCTCGCCCGGGCTTTCGACGACGAGGGTCAATACGCCCGTTCGCTCGATGCACTGGCGCGCGCCAACGCCACCGCACGCCGCTACCAGGCCTGGGATGCGCCGCTCTTCTCCACCGGCGTTGCGTCGGTCGCCGATGCATTCGATCCACCACCTGCCGGCAGCAAGGCCGCGCTGGGCAGCGAGGTCATCTTCATCACCAGCCTGCCGCGTTCGGGCTCCACGCTGGTCGAACAGATTCTCGCCTCGCACTCTTCCGTGGAGGGCGCGGGCGAATTGCCGGACCTGCCGCGCGTGCTTGCGGAGGAAACGCAGCGACTGGGCGGCAAGCCCATTCCACAGTGGGCGCGCGAGGCCACGCCAGAAGACTGGCAGCGGCTGGGCCAGCGTTATCTCGACCGCACCGCGCACTGGCGCCGCGAACGTCCGGTGTTTACCGACAAGCTGCCCAACAACTGGATCTACATCGGCGCCATCCGCGCCATGCTCCCCGGCGCGCGTGTCATTGCCGTGCGGCGCGATCCACTGGAGACCTGCTTCTCCTGCTATCGCCAACCGCTGGATGCGGCCAACGGATACAGCCGCAGCTTTGACGACCTGGCCAGCTTCTGGCGCGACTTCGACCGCAGCGTGTCGCGCGGTGCGGCGCTGCATCCGGGCCACGTCCGCGAGCACAGTTACGAAGCCATGGTGACCGACCCGGAAACGCAGATCCGCGAGTTGCTGGCGTTCTGCGGCTTGCCGTTCGAAGAAGCCTGCCTGAACTTCCACGAGAACCGGCGCGTGGTGCGCTCGCCCAGCGCCACCCAGGTACGCCAGCCCATGCGCAAAGACACGGCTCGCTCGCATCGCTACGGTGCGCTGCTCAACCCGCTGCGCGCGGCGCTGGGCTTACCGGCCTTCAGCGAATGACACTTGGCACAACGCCCCCGGGGAATGTGCCTGCCCTTCTGACTGCGCTAACCTCCTCGCCGCAGGCCGAATGGCTGGTGCAGGGACGCACCCTCGCCTTGCACGGCGATGTTGCCGGCGCGCTCGCCGTGTTCGAGGCAGCAGCGGTGCGGTTTCCCGATTCGGCCGACATCCTTCTCGGACTTGCGGGGCTGCTCTGGCAGACGGGACAGGTCAAGCGCGCAGAAGCCCTGCTGAGTGCCAGGCTGCAGACACACCCCGGGGATGACGGCACAGCCTTCCTGCTCGCTTCGCTGCTGCGCGAGCAGGGGCGTCTCGCGGCCGTCGGCAGCACGCTGCGCACGGTGTTCGAACATGCCATGCATGATGTCGACACGGTGATCCGCGCGGTGGAGATGCTTGACGACTATGGTCGCCAGGGTGATGCGCTCGCCATCTGCGAGAGGGCCATCGACGGTGGCGCGGATGATCCGCGCCTGCACGCTTATGCCGGCATGCTGGGCATCCAGCTGGGGCGCTTCGAGCAGACGCGCGCGCATTACATGCGCGCGCTGGCGCAGACACCGGATGCCGTGGACTGGAACATCCCCCTGGGACTGGCCGGGCTGCAGCGCTACGCCAGTGCAGGGCATCCCGATTTCGCTTTCTTCCATGCCACGCTGGAGCGCCAGGGCCTTCGCGACGACACACGGCGCGGCATCCTGTTCGCGCTGGGCAAGGCGCACGACGACCTGGGCGACTTCGCGACGGCGGCGGATTACCTGCGGCACGCCAATGCCATGGCCCACGCTGCCGCCAACTGGTCGCGCAAGCGGTGGAAGCGGAGCATCGAGGCACGCCTCGCCGCACCCGCGCATGCAGTGACGCTGCCGCATCCACAGGACTGGACGCCCGTCTTCATCGTCGGCGCCCCCCGCTCGGGCACCACGCTGCTGGCGCAACATCTGGCCCGCTATCCGGACGTGAAAAACCGTGGCGAGCTGGGCTGGCTGGAGTTCTGGGAGCAGCGGCTCTCGTCGGCCTCGCCATCGCGCCGGCAACGGGAGGAAGCCGCGGCCCAGTACGAGCGCCAGCTGCGGCAGGACGATGGCAGCGCGCGCTGGTACATCGACAAGCAACCGCTGAACCTGCTTCGCGTGGACCTGGCCATGGCCCTGTGGCCGAACGCACGGTTCATCCACTGCGAGCGCGATGCGCGCGACACGGCCTTGTCGCTATGGTCGCAATCGTTCCACGACCCGGCCCACGATTACGCCTACGACATGGGTGACATCGCCGCCGTCATCGGCGACTGCCGGCGCCTCGCGGCACACTGGCGCAAGCGCTACCCGGCATCGTTCCTGAGCATCTCCTACGAGCAGTTCGTCGGCGCCCCCGAGGAAACGCTGGATGCCATGGCGCAATGGCTGGGTATCACAGCGCCGCCAGCGCCCGCCCGACAGGCAGCGCAGGAAAGCATTGCCACCGCCAGCGCCTGGCAGGCGCGGCAGGCGGTATATACGAGCTCGGCGGGACGCTGGCAGAACTACGCCCCTTATCTTCCCGAGCTGCTTGCCCTGCCCCGCTCCTAAGCCACTGCGGTTCAGGAGCCTGCGTAGCCCCAGTGCCGCAACATCGGTTCGAGCACCGGCAGCACCGGTTCGAAGTACTCGCGATACCGCTGCCAGCGCCCCACGCCACGGCGGTTCACCGGCTCGATCACCTGCGAGTAACTGGGTGTGGCGATATACGCCTTGCCGCGCGCATGCCGGTCGAACTGCAGCATGGGCGCGACATCGTCGAGTTCGAGGAACGCGGCAATGCGCGACACCTGCGCGGGAAAATCATCGACCAGGTCTTCATAGCGCGACACCATCACGGACGGCTTGAAAACCTGCACATCGTCCAGCCAACGCTGCATGGTTTCCGCGTAGGCACGCGCCAGACGCTCCAGCGTGCTGCACGCCGCCGCGAGGGTGCTGGCACGGAAGTTCTGCATGTAGCAGCTGAGGATCACATCGCAGGGATGGCGCACGGCCAGGATGAACTTCGACTCGGGAAACAGCCTGACCATCATCGGCAGCCAGAGCATGTTCAACGGATTCTTGTCGACCAGCCGCAGATCCCAGTTCCGCTCGATGCGCTCGCCCACCATCGTGTTGTAGCGCTTGCGCAGCTCGTCGCAATCGAACTGCCGCAGGACGCTGAGGTCATCCAGGATGCGTCGGTCGTGCTGGCCCAGGATACCCGCCAGGCGATTGAAGAATGGGTTTTCGTCCATGGACTGCAGCGCGGGATGCGCATCCAGCATCTGCTCGAGCAGGGTCGTTCCCGAACGCGGGAAACCCACCACGAAGACCGGTGAATCACGCATCTCCGGCGCGATGTACTTCGGCCAGCGCGCGAACTGCTCCGCCGAGACGCGCGGCGCATCCATCGGCATGGCGGGCGCGCCGGGCGCGTAGAACTCCGGCGAGTCGTAACGGCGCTCGTCCGCTTCCCGCTCGTGCGCCACGCGCAGGGCATCCATCGCTTCGCTGGTGTCGCCCAGCTTGTCGTAGGCCGAGGCGAGCTGGAAATAGTGGTTGTAATCGGTGTCGGACTCCGGCCCCGCCTGCACCAGCAGGTCGCGCGCCGCCGCTGCATCCTTACCGCGCATGGCAAGCGTGGCTTCGACGTGGAGCCCTCGGATGCGCTGGAGTTCGGAGCTGCCGGAGCCGGCCTGCATCACCGGTGCGAGAACCGCATGAGCAGCATCCAGGCGATTGCGCCGTTCGTAGAGATGCGCCAGCTGCACGCGCGCCTCATGATGATCCGGGTGGCGTGCCAACAAGTCTTCAAGGAGTTCGGTGGCGCCCGGTATCTCGTTGTTCTGGGTCAGTACTTCGGCCAGTTCCAGTTGCAGCGCATCGTCGTTGACCGGCACGCTCAGGCGCCAGTGACGCAACAGGTCCGTGGCTCCCTCGTAATCCTGGCAACGACAGCAGGCGCGCGCCGCTTCCACGCGCGCGCGCAGGGATTCGGGTTGCTTCTCCACCGCGTCGAGCAACAGGTCGCGTGCCGCCAGATACTCGTGCATCTGAATCAGCGTCGCGCCAAGCTGGCTCCTGGCGGTGGCGTTTGCGGGATCAAGGTCGAGCGCTTTGGCATAGGCGTCCGCGGCAGCCTTCAGATCACCGGAACCCACCAGCGCCGTTGCGTAGTTGTTCCAGTATTCACTGCTGAGGGGTTGCACGCGGGTCAGCTCCGCATAGACCGGTGCGGCGTCCTGCGGGCGTCCCTGCATATGCAGGCTGATCGCCAGCAGAAGCAGAAGGTTTTCATCGCTGGGCGATGCATCGAGCGCGGTGCGGCTCAGTTGTTCCGCACGGCCGAGGTCGCCCGCCTGGATGGCGGCGACGATCTGTTGGGTTTGCACTGGGGACATACCGTCAGAAAAAAGGGCCGCGTGATGATCACGCGGCCCCAAGGTTAACGCCTTATACCTTCGACTTAGAACTTGACCGTCACGCGAGCCCAGTAGTAGCGGCCCATCAGGTCGAAGTCGCTCGGGTCGGTGTTGGCATTGAGTGTGTTGTTCGCATACAGCAGCGGCGGCTGCTTGTCGAAGATGTTGTTCACGCCGAAGTCCAGACGAGTGTTGATCATGGCCAGGTTGTAGCCGATCGACAGATCGTTGTAGACGGTCGAGCCGTACTTCAGGACCGTGCCCGAATTGCCATCCGGGTAGCTGTCCATCGACGAACCGGCCGGACCACCGTTCTGGAAGCGACCGATGTAGCGCATGCGCCACTCGGCACTCCAGCCACCGGCCTGCCAGTTCACGAAGCCCTGGGCGCGCCAGCGCGGGAACAAGCAGATACCGGAGTTATCCGGGCAGGCCGCCGAAGCGCCCGAACCGTACGGCAGGAAGTGACCAGCGTCATGATAGACGTCTGCGGCGTACACGCCCGGCGCCGTATCCTGGTTGTAGTACTTCAGGTAGGTTGCGTTGACACCGACGTTGAACTGGCCAATGTCCATCCCGCCGACGCTGAACTTCGGCAGCTTGTAGTTGGCGGACCAGTCGATACCGGCGGTGTTGAGCGAGCCCAGGTTCGCGAACGGCTCGATCGTGGTCGGCGAGATCTGGCCGGTGGCGTCACGCTGGATGAACGAGCAGTACTGCGTGGCACCGGCGGCGCAGACGTTCAGCAGGCTCTGCAGACCCACCGTGGTGATGGTGTCGTTGAGGTTCACGCGCCAGAAGTCGATCGTGGTCGAGAAGCCCGGCAGGTAGGACGGGCTGTAGACCGCGCCGAAGTCATACGACTTGCCGTGTTCCGGCTTGATCGGCACGTTCGCCACGCGAGCACCCTGGATGATCGTACCGGCCTGGGTACGGTCCACGATGTTGATGTTCTGGAACGAACCATCGGTCGGCACGTTCACGCAGGCCAGAGCCAGCGGCGAACCGGCCGGCGCACCCTTGTAACCGGTACACGGGTCGGTGTGGATCAGCGGAGCGTCGGAACCGGACGAGTACAGCTCGGTCAGCGACGGGGCACGGAAGACGTCTTCCATGGTGCCACGGATCAGCAGGTCGTCGAACGGCTTGTATTCCAGCGCGAACTTGAAGTTGTTCGTGCTGCCGAAGCCTTCGATGCGCGAGTAGCGGTCACCGATGGTCAGGTTCAGCGACTGCACGCCCGGCAGGCCGGCGAGGACGGGGATGAACGCTTCCGCGTACAGATCCTTGGTGGTGTAACCGCCCTGCACCGCGCTGATGCACTCGCTGCCCAGCTGGCAGCTACCCGTGGTCGGGTCGATCACCAGCTGCGGCGACGGGACGGAGTGCTCGTAGTCCTTGCGGTCTTCGAAGCCAACGGCCAGCTGCACGGCACCGGCCGGCAGGCTGAACAGCTCGCCACTCAGGCCCGCGTGCCAGGTCCTCTGGATGGTGTAGAGGTTCGACGGCGCGGCGGTGGAAGCAGCCTTCAGGGCCGCGACGCTGCCAGCGGAGTGGATGTCGAACGGGTTGAACTGGCAGGCCACCGGATCGACGCCAGCCGGGCATGTTGCCGTGCCGTTGGCGTTGAGCGTGGACGAACCGGTGTACAGCTTGTTCTGGTCGGCCAGACCGGTGGTCGTGATGGTCTGGCTCTCGTGGCCGTAGTTGAAGCCGACGTCCCAGTTCCAGTTCTTGTCGAAGACCGTGAAGTCACCCTTGAAGCCGGTGTTGATCTGGGTGCTGTAACGGCCCGAGAAGGTGTCACGGAAGCCAGCGGTCACCAGGCGCGAACCGAACTTGCGATCGGTCGGGACCTGCGGGGTCTGGAAGGTGGCGCCAAACGGGTTGAACGCGTTGTCGCTGGCCACCACGACGCCGGTACCGGTGCCGTAGACCGCCGGAGCGAGCTGGAAGTTGGACGAGGTCTTCTCGTACACCGCTTCCATGTAGGCCGTGACGTGATCGCCCAGGTGGTAGTCACCGTTGACGAAGCCGCCGGTGCGTTCCTGCGGGGTCATGATCAGGTTGACCGACGCGTAGTTGTACTTGTCGGCGTTGCCGTAGCAGTGGTAGTTCGCCGGCGAGACGACCTGGCTGTTGCCACCCGGGTTGAGGGTCACATAGCCCGAGGGGCCGCAACCGCCGGGGAACAGGCTGCGCATGGCGGACGGCAGCTGGATGTGGCCGTACGGCGTGCTGGACGAACCGCCCACCGAGACCGAGGTGCCGGACAAGCTCAGCGCGTTCTTCGAGAAGTCGCGATGCGACGACAGAACGCCGTCCTGCTTGTTGTAGTTGATGCCGGCCATGATGCTGCCCTTGTCGGACGTCTGGCCGAAGGTGAACGTATAGCCGCTCTGGTCACCGTCGTTGCGGTCGGACGTGCCGACGTTGGCGGTGAAGGTCGCACCCTGGTAGTTCTTG
This genomic interval from Dyella japonica A8 contains the following:
- a CDS encoding aspartyl/asparaginyl beta-hydroxylase domain-containing protein, encoding MNTGVGVAASALREMALNGLKQGDAALAEQYFARLLEQVPDDAEALQFVAARHVSRGDANRALAMLQAAVKARPDHPDLWHQLGVVQSMTGDLQGAAESLRCCLDLAPHMFVARLRLGMALEQLGDTHHALLAYFGAVNSAQAEGRWMSDATTAPGLRQPVQHAMRFIDAGRRRTFDAVLEPLRERYGRASLARVEECLAIYLGERPASLPDPRQKPKFLYFPGVPSQAYYGRERFPWQAALEDATDIIREELRDVLAENQPLEPFLGNQTVEELSGHLSASGVQPAAWDAYFFYRHGDRFDDHHRRCPRTSAVLERIPLVRIRDHAPETLFSVLRPGTHILPHRGVTNTRLVTHLPLIVPPDCAINVGGELHEWQEGRCVTFDDTFEHEAWNRSDRTRVVVILDSWNPDLTEVERLAVTDLVETIGDFNRASEVSVPGS
- a CDS encoding sulfotransferase family protein, which encodes MVNEAQIHALYTPTGHAAAAIAQGDSTMQRTFVVGCPRSGTTIVQALLARHPAIYTLPETAFFEQLHGDLAWRWGDAGVQPRRRRWRQALGLTRRDMRQTFAALQLQLAGSRPSLPAVYHWHTLSRRFLQLLDHSAIAAGRVMWLEKTPNHLLYIPEIEALAPDARFVHVVRRGMDVLASLADVYLRFENDDAFGGGTVHWARRWNRAMDIHAQHVGRPHHHFIFLEDLVRQPDTEWARLCAFLELPPEAPLESASHQSIANLKDEPWKVSAIEGQVRETDRKVDSLFGPKLQRWLLGRLASYDELRAQCHAIRTLPASRSRKAYGMQVAGVG
- a CDS encoding quinone oxidoreductase family protein; the protein is MRALTFDRFGTADVLRWTERPDPIPRPDQVLVRMKSVGLNFADVYRRNGNYHLSGEAPWVLGYEGAGVVEVGDSRFPAGTRVGFADMAHANAELVAVDRDRLIPLPDDIEFDTAAAVLLQGLTAQYLVTDSFVVRPGDVAVVHAAAGGVGLLLVQMLKSLGAVVLGIASSEVKRDAVIGAGADAAVGYDEWVDAARVLTGGHGANVVYDSVGRTLADSLAAARIGGTVVFYGMAAGDPAPVDPRLLMDRSLTLTGGDLWNVLTGPAVRRERAAALFEQIRQGVLTPRIAARFPLRDGAQAHAYLESRXCHRQGAADAVIGFAACSRSPSSPQKFPHRHSREPRKGGESGNPASLFSCAQSLKALDSRSRPLFGVRGNDGRRGRARF
- a CDS encoding tetratricopeptide repeat-containing sulfotransferase family protein, coding for MPALLTALTSSPQAEWLVQGRTLALHGDVAGALAVFEAAAVRFPDSADILLGLAGLLWQTGQVKRAEALLSARLQTHPGDDGTAFLLASLLREQGRLAAVGSTLRTVFEHAMHDVDTVIRAVEMLDDYGRQGDALAICERAIDGGADDPRLHAYAGMLGIQLGRFEQTRAHYMRALAQTPDAVDWNIPLGLAGLQRYASAGHPDFAFFHATLERQGLRDDTRRGILFALGKAHDDLGDFATAADYLRHANAMAHAAANWSRKRWKRSIEARLAAPAHAVTLPHPQDWTPVFIVGAPRSGTTLLAQHLARYPDVKNRGELGWLEFWEQRLSSASPSRRQREEAAAQYERQLRQDDGSARWYIDKQPLNLLRVDLAMALWPNARFIHCERDARDTALSLWSQSFHDPAHDYAYDMGDIAAVIGDCRRLAAHWRKRYPASFLSISYEQFVGAPEETLDAMAQWLGITAPPAPARQAAQESIATASAWQARQAVYTSSAGRWQNYAPYLPELLALPRS
- a CDS encoding tetratricopeptide repeat-containing sulfotransferase family protein, whose protein sequence is MNSRLQGLGPSATQQVMTAAQALDAGRADEADRQLERVLAAYPDHPEVLRMKAGIHSLRGRHNDAVQLMRRALAQRPQDALYHNTLGSLLGAAGDYEGAIGALSRTCELEPGLAMAWYNLGVMLTKSVRNEEATEALQQALKREPGHVAARALLANLLRTRGHVDEAAAEYRRIIALRPSFGLAWWGLADLRTQRFDAQDVAQMQAALERPDATENDRIAIGFALARAFDDEGQYARSLDALARANATARRYQAWDAPLFSTGVASVADAFDPPPAGSKAALGSEVIFITSLPRSGSTLVEQILASHSSVEGAGELPDLPRVLAEETQRLGGKPIPQWAREATPEDWQRLGQRYLDRTAHWRRERPVFTDKLPNNWIYIGAIRAMLPGARVIAVRRDPLETCFSCYRQPLDAANGYSRSFDDLASFWRDFDRSVSRGAALHPGHVREHSYEAMVTDPETQIRELLAFCGLPFEEACLNFHENRRVVRSPSATQVRQPMRKDTARSHRYGALLNPLRAALGLPAFSE
- a CDS encoding TonB-dependent receptor plug domain-containing protein gives rise to the protein MKFGENKLCTSVRLALSLGMLAASAYGTAAFAQDAQSNTTPPPDQAKSKTLETVTVTGSLIRRVDVETASPVVTIDRAAIQATGKQTLGDLVQQLPAMTGGNVNPQTNNGGGSGNSSINLRGLGSRRTLILIDGQRLLSKDPNAIPADAIERIEVLPTGASATYGSDAIGGVVNFILRKNYQGATFTANVGTSDRNDGDQSGYTFTFGQTSDKGSIMAGINYNKQDGVLSSHRDFSKNALSLSGTSVSVGGSSSTPYGHIQLPSAMRSLFPGGCGPSGYVTLNPGGNSQVVSPANYHCYGNADKYNYASVNLIMTPQERTGGFVNGDYHLGDHVTAYMEAVYEKTSSNFQLAPAVYGTGTGVVVASDNAFNPFGATFQTPQVPTDRKFGSRLVTAGFRDTFSGRYSTQINTGFKGDFTVFDKNWNWDVGFNYGHESQTITTTGLADQNKLYTGSSTLNANGTATCPAGVDPVACQFNPFDIHSAGSVAALKAASTAAPSNLYTIQRTWHAGLSGELFSLPAGAVQLAVGFEDRKDYEHSVPSPQLVIDPTTGSCQLGSECISAVQGGYTTKDLYAEAFIPVLAGLPGVQSLNLTIGDRYSRIEGFGSTNNFKFALEYKPFDDLLIRGTMEDVFRAPSLTELYSSGSDAPLIHTDPCTGYKGAPAGSPLALACVNVPTDGSFQNINIVDRTQAGTIIQGARVANVPIKPEHGKSYDFGAVYSPSYLPGFSTTIDFWRVNLNDTITTVGLQSLLNVCAAGATQYCSFIQRDATGQISPTTIEPFANLGSLNTAGIDWSANYKLPKFSVGGMDIGQFNVGVNATYLKYYNQDTAPGVYAADVYHDAGHFLPYGSGASAACPDNSGICLFPRWRAQGFVNWQAGGWSAEWRMRYIGRFQNGGPAGSSMDSYPDGNSGTVLKYGSTVYNDLSIGYNLAMINTRLDFGVNNIFDKQPPLLYANNTLNANTDPSDFDLMGRYYWARVTVKF
- a CDS encoding tetratricopeptide repeat-containing sulfotransferase family protein; the protein is MQTQQIVAAIQAGDLGRAEQLSRTALDASPSDENLLLLLAISLHMQGRPQDAAPVYAELTRVQPLSSEYWNNYATALVGSGDLKAAADAYAKALDLDPANATARSQLGATLIQMHEYLAARDLLLDAVEKQPESLRARVEAARACCRCQDYEGATDLLRHWRLSVPVNDDALQLELAEVLTQNNEIPGATELLEDLLARHPDHHEARVQLAHLYERRNRLDAAHAVLAPVMQAGSGSSELQRIRGLHVEATLAMRGKDAAAARDLLVQAGPESDTDYNHYFQLASAYDKLGDTSEAMDALRVAHEREADERRYDSPEFYAPGAPAMPMDAPRVSAEQFARWPKYIAPEMRDSPVFVVGFPRSGTTLLEQMLDAHPALQSMDENPFFNRLAGILGQHDRRILDDLSVLRQFDCDELRKRYNTMVGERIERNWDLRLVDKNPLNMLWLPMMVRLFPESKFILAVRHPCDVILSCYMQNFRASTLAAACSTLERLARAYAETMQRWLDDVQVFKPSVMVSRYEDLVDDFPAQVSRIAAFLELDDVAPMLQFDRHARGKAYIATPSYSQVIEPVNRRGVGRWQRYREYFEPVLPVLEPMLRHWGYAGS